In a single window of the Cryptococcus tetragattii IND107 chromosome 1, whole genome shotgun sequence genome:
- a CDS encoding dimethyladenosine transferase encodes MPKATSQTFRAQPTSAAQRPKKGGESSAAAATGGARNHLFDTAKFGQHILTNPLVAQGIVDKANLKPTDVVLEVGPGTGNLTVRILPACRKVVAVEMDPRMAAEVQKRVLGKPEQKKLELIVGDFVKADLPYFDVLISNTPYQISSPLVFKLLSQRPIPRCAVLMFQREFALRLVATPNTKLWGRLAANVQLYARVEHVMKVGKGNFRPPPQVESSVVRIMPRDPPPPVKFEEFDGLNRIIFSRANKTLRAGFKAKGVVELLEKNYRTWCAEQGAIIEDNFDMREKVESILVETGFADNRAAKMDVDDLLKLLASFNLEGIHFA; translated from the exons ATGCCTAAGGCCACTTCGCAGACTTTTAGAGCGCAACCTACGTCCGCCGCTCAACGGCCTAAGAAAGGTGGCGAGTCCTCTGCTGCCGCAGCCACAGGTGGTGCACGAAATCATCTTTTCGACACTGCTAAGTTCGGTCAACATATTTTGACCAACCCTCTCGTTGCTCAAGG CATTGTTGATAAGGCAAACCTCAAGCCTACGGATGTTGTTCTCGAAGTTGGTCCCGGTACCGGTAATTTGACTGTTAGGATATTGCCGGCATGCAGGAAGGTTGTAGCTGTGGAAATGGACCCTCGAATGGCCGCTGAAGTGCAGAAGCGTGTCCTTGGAAA GCcagagcagaagaagctcgagtTGATAGTCGGTGATTTTGTCAAGGCCGATCTGCCATACTTTGACGTCCTCATTTCCAACACTCCTTATCAA atatcttctcctctcgtcttcaagctcctctCTCAACGTCCCATCCCCCGTTGTGCCGTTCTCATGTTCCAGCGTGAATTCGCCCTTCGCCTGGTCGCCACACCGAACACCAAACTCTGGGGCCGTCTCGCTGCCAATGTCCAGCTCTACGCCCGAGTCGAACACGTCATGAAAGTCGGTAAAGGCAATTTCCGACCCCCGCCTCAAGTCGAATCTTCGGTTGTGAGGATTATGCCAAGagatcctcctccacctgtCAAATTTGAGGAGTTTGATGGGTTGAATAGAATCATTTTCAGCAGGGCGAACAAGACGTTGCGGGCTGGATTCAAGGCTAAGGGCGTGGTGGAATTATTGGAGAAGAATTACAGGACTTGGTGCGCGGAGCAGGGAGCG ATCATCGAAGATAATTTTGACATGCGTGAGAAGGTTGAATCCATCTTGGTGGAGACTGGTTTCGCAGACAACCGCGCGGCGAAGATGGACGTTGACGATCTCTTAAA ACTATTGGCCTCTTTCAACCTCGAGGGAAT ACATTTTGCCTAA